A window of the Apostichopus japonicus isolate 1M-3 chromosome 8, ASM3797524v1, whole genome shotgun sequence genome harbors these coding sequences:
- the LOC139970437 gene encoding protein angel homolog 2-like — MNTPSSSSSGRMPVPRRGIISFLQNTINPSLPRSSFRCNPNVPRLLVPSRPSSWQPDYHFYRPYQSTRELQIVNVAHGYPRVAVSDNYMASVKRTFEQIFSEENGKEKKFKPNSDSSSVDKFHNERRGEEHKGNKDLSTFKRKWRHVESKDAAKRNLKDFQFSVLCYNVLAQGLLDGNSYLYKQVHPQFLDWNFRKANLLQEMRCLNSDIICLQEVESEHYQNFFQPSLAKNGYTGIYKKRTGNKSDGCAIFFKSNKFQLVVSRVVSYYRRHIPLLDRDNVGIIVLLKSVDEPQLNLCVATTHLLFNPRRGDIKLAQLGVFLAEIDQVSHYRLEDGTFARCPVVLCGDMNSVPQSPLSEFIQKGTLDFKDIPCGDISGQTEGRRGAVRFLNRPAIPQALKITKDCQYMSALEERGEGRSKQEESKSAEKSQGEREEKNEDGEEEEEEPWKEVASSNGRGRSEIIRHPFSFSSVYSLDRDNREITSNHSRTNCMVDYIYYSSSSNWPSVKTRGGLELLSTLRLFTDDEATAMGGLPNRIWSSDHFSLMACFSLN; from the exons ATGAATACACCCTCCTCGTCATCAAGTGGTAGAATGCCAGTCCCGAGAAGAGGAATAATCTCCTTTCTCCAGAACACCATTAATCCATCCTTGCCCAGGTCCTCTTTTCGCTGCAACCCAAATGTTCCTAGACTTCTTGTTCCAAGCAGACCATCCTCATGGCAGCCAGATTATCATTTCTACCGACCGTATCAATCCACTCGTGAACTACAAATTGTGAATGTTGCACATGGATATCCAAGAGTTGCAGTGAGTGATAATTACATGGCAAGTGTGAAGAGGACTTTTGAGCAGATTTTCAGTGAAGAGAATGGGAAGGAGAAAAAATTTAAGCCAAACAGTGATTCATCTTCTGTTGATAAATTTCACAATGAAAGAAGAGGAGAAGAACATAAAGGGAATAAAG ACCTATCAACATTCAAAAGGAAGTGGAGACATGTAGAATCCAAGGATGCTGCCAAGAGGAATCTAAAGGATTTTCAATTTTCTGTTCTCTGCTATAATGTACTTGCTCAGGGACTGCTAGATGGCAACAGTTATTTATATAAACAGGTGCACCCACAATTCTTAGACTGGAATTTCAGAAAGGCAAACCTCCTGCAGGAAATGCGATGTCTGAACAGTGAT ATCATATGTCTGCAAGAGGTGGAAAGTGAACATTACCAAAATTTCTTTCAACCTTCATTGGCTAAGAATG GATACACCGGCATCTACAAAAAGAGAACCGGTAACAAGTCAGACGGTTGTGCGATTTTCTTCAAAAGCAATAAATTCCAGCTAGTGGTCAGTAGAGTTGTATCCTACTACAGGAGACATATACCTCTGTTAGACAGGGATAACGTAGGCATCATCGTATTGTTAAAGTCTGTGGACGAACCCCAACTGAACCTCTGTGTGGCCACCACACACCTCTTATTCAACCCACGACGTGGCGACATCAAACTCGCTCAGTTGGGAGTCTTTCTCGCCGAAATTGATCAGGTCAGTCATTATCGATTGGAAGACGGGACCTTCGCTCGATGTCCCGTCGTTCTCTGTGGAGATATGAACAGCGTTCCGCAGAGTCCTCTCTCGGAGTTTATACAGAAGGGCACGTTGGACTTCAAAGATATACCTTGTGGAGATATTTCTGGGCAGACGGAGGGCCGAAGAGGTGCTGTGAGGTTCTTAAATAGACCTGCAATACCCCAAGCTTTGAAAATTACCAAAGACTGCCAATATATGAGTGCTTTAGAAGAACGGGGGGAAGGAAGATCAAAACAAGAGGAAAGTAAGTCGGCCGAGAAGTCCCAGGGAGAAAGGGAAGAAAAGAACGAAGATGGGGAAGAAG AGGAGGAAGAGCCCTGGAAAGAGGTTGCGTCGTCCAATGGAAGAGGACGAAGTGAGATAATCAGACACCCCTTCTCTTTTTCGTCTGTGTATTCCTTAGACAGAGACAACAGAGAAATAACATCAAATCACTCACGGACTAACTGCATGGTAGACTACATCTACTATTCGTCATCTTCAAATTGGCCATCCGTTAAAACGAGAGGTGGCTTAGAACTTCTATCGACCCTGCGACTCTTTACGGACGACGAAGCAACAGCGATGGGCGGCCTCCCAAACAGAATTTGGTCGTCCGATCATTTTTCGTTGATGGCGTGCTTCTCGCTAAATTGA